Proteins encoded in a region of the Panicum hallii strain FIL2 chromosome 3, PHallii_v3.1, whole genome shotgun sequence genome:
- the LOC112883796 gene encoding 60S ribosomal protein L24 codes for MVLKTELCRFSGQKIYPGKGIRFIRADSQVFLFANSKCKRYFHNRLKPAKLTWTAMYRKQHKKDIHAEAVKKRRRTTKKPYSRSIVGASLEVIQKKRAEKPEVRDAAREAALREIKERIKKTKDEKKAKKAEVAKSQKGQTKGAVQKGSKGPKLGGGGGKR; via the exons ATGGTGCTGAA GACGGAACTTTGCCGTTTCAGTGGTCAGAAGATTTACCCAGGGAAAGGCATCCGGTTCATTCGTGCTGACTCTCAG GTGTTCCTTTTTGCAAACTCAAAATGCAAGCGCTACTTCCACAACCGCCTGAAGCCTGCGAAGCTTACCTGGACAGCCATGTACAGGAAGCAACACAAGAAG GATATCCATGCTGAAGCTGTCAAGAAGAGGCGCCGCACCACCAAGAAGCCGTACTCCAGGTCAATTGTGGGTGCTTCGTTGGAAGTGATCCAGAAGAAGAGAGCTGAGAAGCCTGAGGTCCGTGATGCTGCTAGGGAGGCTGCCCTTCG TGAGATCAAGGAGCGCATCAAGAAGACCAAGGACGAGAAGAAGGCGAAGAAGGCGGAGGTGGCCAAGTCCCAGAAGGGGCAGACGAAGGGTGCGGTCCAGAAGGGTTCCAAGGGCCCCaagctgggcggcggcggcggcaagcgcTGA